From a single Sphingobium lignivorans genomic region:
- the rpsA gene encoding 30S ribosomal protein S1, producing the protein MASTANPSRDDFAALLNESLGGADGGFEGRVVKGTVTGIENDLAVIDVGLKSEGRVPLREFAAPGQKADLKVGDEVEVFVDRVENSNGEAMLSRDRARREAAWDKLEAEFSESARVEGVIFGRVKGGFTVDLDGAVAFLPGSQVDIRPVRDVTPLMDIPQPFQILKMDRRRGNIVVSRRAILEETRAEQRSGLIQTLSEGQIIDGVVKNITDYGAFVDLGGIDGLLHVTDLSYKRINHPSEMINIGDTVRVQIIRINRDTQRISLGMKQLESDPWEGAAAKYPIGAKLTGRVTNITEYGAFVELEPGIEGLVHVSEMSWTKKNVHPGKIVSTSQEVDVIVLEVDAEKRRISLGLKQAQSNPWESFAERHPVGSTVEGEVKNATEFGLFIGLDGDVDGMVHMSDIAWGISGEDALNLHRKGEVVQAVVLDVDVEKERISLGMKQLEKGAPTSGASRGGSGLNKNETVTVTVLEVRDGGLEVQAGDDGVTGFIKRSDLGRDRDEQRPERFQPGQKFDALVIGFDRSKKPNFSVKALQIAEEKAAVAQYGSSDSGASLGDILGEALKAKN; encoded by the coding sequence ATGGCCTCAACGGCAAACCCCTCGCGCGACGATTTCGCCGCGCTTCTCAATGAATCTCTCGGCGGCGCCGACGGCGGCTTCGAAGGCCGCGTCGTCAAGGGCACCGTCACCGGCATCGAAAATGATCTCGCCGTCATCGACGTCGGCCTCAAGAGCGAAGGCCGCGTGCCGCTGCGTGAATTCGCCGCGCCGGGCCAGAAGGCCGATCTCAAGGTCGGTGACGAAGTCGAGGTCTTTGTCGATCGCGTCGAGAACAGCAATGGCGAGGCCATGCTCAGCCGCGACCGCGCCCGCCGCGAAGCCGCGTGGGACAAGCTGGAAGCCGAGTTCTCCGAGAGCGCCCGCGTCGAAGGCGTCATCTTCGGCCGCGTCAAGGGTGGCTTCACGGTCGATCTCGATGGCGCCGTGGCGTTCCTGCCCGGCTCGCAGGTCGACATCCGCCCCGTCCGCGACGTCACGCCGCTCATGGACATCCCCCAGCCTTTCCAGATCCTCAAGATGGATCGTCGCCGCGGCAACATCGTCGTGTCGCGCCGCGCCATCCTGGAAGAGACCCGCGCCGAGCAGCGCAGCGGCCTCATCCAGACCCTGTCGGAAGGCCAGATCATCGACGGCGTCGTCAAGAACATCACCGATTATGGTGCGTTCGTTGACCTGGGCGGCATCGACGGCCTGCTGCACGTCACGGATCTGAGCTACAAGCGCATCAACCACCCGAGCGAGATGATCAACATCGGCGACACCGTCCGTGTCCAGATCATCCGCATCAATCGCGACACGCAGCGCATCAGCCTCGGCATGAAGCAGCTCGAGAGCGATCCGTGGGAAGGCGCAGCCGCCAAGTATCCGATCGGCGCGAAGCTGACCGGCCGCGTCACGAACATCACCGAATATGGTGCGTTCGTCGAGCTGGAGCCGGGCATCGAGGGTCTCGTCCACGTCTCCGAGATGAGCTGGACCAAGAAGAACGTCCATCCCGGCAAGATCGTCTCCACCTCGCAGGAAGTGGACGTCATCGTGCTCGAGGTCGATGCCGAGAAGCGTCGCATCTCGCTGGGCCTCAAGCAGGCGCAGTCCAATCCCTGGGAGAGCTTCGCGGAGCGTCACCCGGTCGGTTCGACGGTCGAGGGCGAAGTCAAGAACGCCACCGAGTTCGGCCTGTTCATCGGCCTCGACGGCGATGTGGACGGCATGGTTCACATGTCGGACATCGCCTGGGGCATTTCCGGCGAGGACGCGCTCAACCTGCATCGCAAGGGCGAGGTCGTTCAGGCCGTGGTGCTCGATGTCGATGTCGAGAAGGAGCGCATCAGCCTCGGCATGAAGCAGCTTGAGAAGGGCGCGCCCACCAGCGGTGCCTCGCGTGGCGGCTCGGGCCTCAACAAGAACGAGACCGTCACCGTGACTGTGCTCGAGGTTCGCGATGGCGGCCTGGAAGTGCAGGCGGGCGACGATGGCGTCACCGGCTTCATCAAGCGCAGCGACCTTGGCCGCGACCGCGACGAGCAGCGTCCGGAGCGTTTCCAGCCCGGCCAGAAGTTCGATGCCCTGGTCATCGGCTTCGATCGTTCGAAGAAGCCGAACTTCTCGGTCAAGGCTCTCCAGATCGCCGAGGAAAAGGCGGCGGTCGCGCAGTATGGCTCGTCCGACAGCGGTGCGTCGCTGGGCGACATCCTGGGCGAGGCGCTGAAGGCCAAGAACTGA
- a CDS encoding integration host factor subunit beta has protein sequence MIRSQLVQKLAVLHPDLSLQEVDRIVDIVFESIGTRLAEGGRVELRGFGAFTTRGRQGRTGRNPRTGAAVVVPAKRVPHFKPGKEMRTRLNTSD, from the coding sequence ATGATTCGTTCGCAGCTCGTGCAGAAACTCGCCGTACTTCATCCCGATCTCAGTCTTCAGGAAGTCGACCGGATCGTCGACATCGTCTTCGAATCGATTGGCACGCGCCTCGCCGAAGGCGGCCGGGTGGAACTGCGCGGATTCGGCGCCTTCACCACGCGCGGGCGTCAGGGACGCACCGGCCGCAATCCCCGCACCGGCGCCGCCGTGGTCGTTCCGGCCAAGCGGGTGCCGCACTTCAAGCCCGGCAAGGAAATGCGCACGCGCCTCAACACTTCCGACTGA